In Clostridia bacterium, the DNA window CTCTATCCCGTACCGCTTCATCTTGCGATAGAGGGTATTACGGGAAACCCCCATCTCTCGGGCTACACGGCTGACATTGGCTCCGAACTTAGCCAACAGAGTAATAATCTTTTGGCGCTCCTTTTGGGCAGCTTGCGCCCTCTTCTTTTGCCGGTGATCGGTCAAACTAAAGGACTGTACTGCCGGGGACCGGGAGTAGCTGCGAATCTCTTCCGGCAGGCAGGCCAGGTCGATGGAACCATCCCCAGCT includes these proteins:
- a CDS encoding helix-turn-helix domain-containing protein produces the protein AGDGSIDLACLPEEIRSYSRSPAVQSFSLTDHRQKKRAQAAQKERQKIITLLAKFGANVSRVAREMGVSRNTLYRKMKRYGIER